A single Panicum virgatum strain AP13 unplaced genomic scaffold, P.virgatum_v5 scaffold_183, whole genome shotgun sequence DNA region contains:
- the LOC120693862 gene encoding NADH dehydrogenase [ubiquinone] iron-sulfur protein 3 yields the protein MDNQSIFQYSWEILPKKWVHKMKRSEHGNRSYTNTDYPFPLLCFLKWHTYTRVQVSIDICGVDHPSRKRRFEVVHNLLSTRYNSRIRVQTSADEVTRISPVVSLFPSAGRWEREVWDMSGVSSINHPDLRRISTDYGFEGHPLRKDFPLSGYVEVRYDDPEKRVVSEPIEMTQEFRYFDFASPWEQRSDG from the coding sequence atGGATAACCAATCCATTTTCCAATATAGTTGGGAGATTTTACCCAAGAAATGGGTACATAAAATGAAAAGATCGGAACATGGGAATAGATCTTATACCAATACTGACTACCCATTTCCATTGTTGTGCTTTCTAAAATGGCATACCTATACAAGGGTTCAAGTTTCGATCGATATTTGCGGAGTGGATCATCCCTCTCGAAAACGAAGATTTGAAGTTGTCCATAATTTACTGAGTACTCGGTATAACTCACGCATTCGTGTACAAACAAGTGCGGACGAAGTAACACGAATATCTCCGGTAGTCAGTCTATTTCCATCAGCCGGCCGGTGGGAGCGAGAAGTATGGGATATGTCTGGTGTTTCTTCCATCAATCATCCGGATTTACGCCGTATATCAACTGATTATGGTTTCGAGGGTCATCCATTACGAAAAGACTTTCCTCTGAGTGGATATGTGGAAGTACGCTATGATGATCCAGAGAAACGTGTGGTTTCTGAACCCATTGAGATGACCCAAGAATTTCGCTATTTCGATTTTGCTAGTCCTTGGGAACAGCGTAGCGACGGATAA
- the LOC120693864 gene encoding transcription factor bHLH96-like encodes MALLEAVVLPPELDHPRVPCCRSCGTSCVLSGYGVAASAGEFEGIIERGVVVQEDGELPPVVTPPPHGGAWAGGGGGAATSSWVGPVPSTTLATSSARRPVYQPAVTRRRPRRRRGTVAKAARRSPVEAESHRQNHIAVERNRRRQMNEYLTALRSLMPPSYARRGDQASIVGGAIDFVKELEHHLQSLQAQRRRHAAAAGHGSECFPGFFTFPQYSTTAAAAAAANDADDDASGGGGEGRPTTRPAGVAAADVEAAVSEGHATVKVLAPRRRRMLLRLLLGMQRHGLAALHLNASTTADQMVLYTFTLKVRAHYMVSLEE; translated from the exons ATGGCGCTGCTCGAAGCTGTGGTGCTCCCACCAGAGCTAGATCACCCCCGCGTCCCGTGCTGCAGGTCGTGCGGCACGAGTTGCGTCCTTAGCGGCTACGGCGTCGCCGCCTCGGCCGGAGAGTTCGAGGGGATCATCGAGAGGGGCGTGGTGGTGCAGGAAGACGGAGAGCTGCCGCCCGtggtgacgccgccgccgcatggcggcgcctgggccggcggcggcggcggggcggcgactAGCAGCTGGGTTGGCCCCGTGCCGTCGACGACGTTGGCGACGTCgtccgcgcggcggccggtgtACCAGCCCGCGGTCACCAGGAGAAGGCCGCGGCGCCGGAGAGGGACCGTCGCcaaggcggcgcggaggagcccGGTGGAGGCCGAGAGCCACCGGCAGAACCACATCGCCGTGGAGCGCAACCGCCGGCGGCAGATGAACGAGTACCTCACCGCGCTGCGCTCCCTCATGCCGCCCTCCTACGCGCGACGG GGTGACCAGGCGTCCATCGTTGGAGGCGCCATCGACTTCGTCAAGGAGCTGGAGCACCACCTGCAATCGCTGCAGGCTCAGagacgccgccacgccgccgccgccggccacggctcCGAGTGTTTCCCCGGGTTCTTCACGTTCCCTCAGTACTccaccaccgctgccgccgccgccgcggccaacgacgccgacgacgacgccagcggcggcggcggcgagggtcgccccacgacgcggccggcgggcgtggcggcggcggacgtcGAGGCCGCCGTGTCGGAGGGCCACGCGACCGTGAAGGTGctcgccccgcggcggcggcggatgctgCTCCGGCTGCTGCTCGGGATGCAGCGCCACGGCCTCGCCGCGCTGCACCTCAACGCCAGCACCACGGCCGACCAGATGGTCCTGTACACCTTCACTCTAAAGGTACGCGCGCATTACATGGTCTCGTTAGAAGAATGA
- the LOC120693859 gene encoding blue copper protein-like, whose product MASGGASLALAALLLVGCVAAAAATKYTVGDTSGWTTTGDYATWASGKKFKVGDTLQFTYAGGAHTVDEVSAADYAACSSSNALRSDSAGSTTVTLKTAGKHYFICGVAGHCSSGMKLVVDVAAAKTSPAPVPAPAPDAADTTPDATPATTTTPKSPSSSGGATAKTPVTVLSPPAKKSTSGAAGLSAAAWAGVGLAGLVAVHLGAF is encoded by the exons ATGGCGTCCGGTGGCGCGTCGCTGGCCTTGGCCGCCCTGCTCCTCGTGGGctgcgtcgcggcggcggcggcgaccaagTACACCGTCGGCGACACCTCCGGCTGGACGACCACCGGCGATTACGCCACCTGGGCCAGCGGCAAGAAGTTCAAAGTCGGCGACACTCTCC AGTTCACgtacgccggcggcgcgcacaCGGTGGACGAGGTGAGCGCGGCGGACTACGCCGCCTGCTCCTCCAGCAACGCGCTCCGCAGCGACAGCGCCGGCTCCACCACCGTGACCCTCAAGACGGCCGGCAAGCACTACTTCATCTGCGGCGTCGCGGGCCACTGCAGCAGCGGCATGAAGCTCGTGGTGGACGTCGCCGCGGCCAAGACGTCGCCCGCCCCcgttccggcgccggcgccggacgcCGCGGACACCACCCCGGACGCCACTCCCGCCACGACCACGACCCCCAAGTCGCcctcgagctccggcggcgccaCGGCCAAGACCCCGGTCACGgtcctctcgccgccggccaagaAGTccacctccggcgccgccgggctcagcgccgccgcgtgGGCCGGCGTGGGCCTGGCCGGGCTCGTGGCCGTGCACCTCGGCGCGTTCTAG